The following proteins are encoded in a genomic region of Mycolicibacterium confluentis:
- a CDS encoding amidohydrolase family protein produces the protein MNKDDMILISVDDHIIEPPDMFANHLPAKYVDEAPRLVHNADGSDTWQFRDVVIPNVALNAVAGRPKEEYGLEPQGLDEIRPGCYDPGERVKDMSAGGVLATMNFPSFPGFAARLFATEDAEFSLALVQAYNDWHIDEWCGSHPGRFIPMAIPAIWDPQLCADEVRRVNRKGVHSLTFTENPSTLGYPSFHDLEYWRPLWEALVETDTVMNVHIGSSGKLAITAPDAPMDVMITLQPMNIVQAAADLLWSAPIKEFPDLKIALSEGGTGWIPYFLDRVDRTYEMHSTWTHQDFGGKLPSEVFREHFMTCFISDPVGVKNRHLIGVDNICWEMDYPHSDSMWPGAPEELMAVFDTYDVTDDEINKITHENAMRLYHFDPFTHIPKDQATVGALRGSVEGHDVSIRALSHERDGEKATFADFAAKATEISGARQ, from the coding sequence ATGAACAAGGACGACATGATTCTGATCAGCGTGGATGATCACATCATTGAGCCGCCGGACATGTTCGCCAATCATCTGCCGGCCAAGTATGTGGATGAGGCGCCGCGGTTGGTGCACAATGCCGACGGGTCGGATACCTGGCAGTTCCGGGATGTGGTGATTCCGAATGTGGCTTTGAATGCGGTGGCGGGTCGGCCGAAGGAGGAGTACGGGCTGGAGCCGCAGGGCCTTGATGAGATCCGCCCGGGTTGTTATGACCCGGGCGAGCGGGTCAAGGACATGAGTGCCGGTGGGGTATTGGCGACGATGAACTTCCCGTCGTTCCCCGGGTTCGCGGCACGGTTGTTCGCCACCGAGGATGCGGAGTTCTCGTTGGCGTTGGTGCAGGCCTACAACGACTGGCACATCGACGAGTGGTGCGGGTCGCATCCGGGGCGGTTCATTCCGATGGCGATCCCGGCGATCTGGGATCCGCAGTTGTGCGCCGATGAGGTGCGCCGGGTCAACCGCAAGGGCGTGCATTCGCTGACCTTCACCGAGAACCCGTCGACCCTGGGGTATCCGTCGTTCCATGATCTGGAGTACTGGCGGCCGTTGTGGGAGGCGCTGGTGGAGACCGACACGGTGATGAACGTGCACATCGGGTCTTCGGGCAAGTTGGCGATCACCGCCCCGGATGCGCCGATGGACGTGATGATCACGCTGCAGCCGATGAACATCGTCCAAGCCGCCGCGGATCTGTTGTGGTCGGCGCCGATCAAGGAGTTCCCGGATCTCAAGATCGCGTTGAGTGAGGGTGGGACGGGCTGGATTCCGTATTTTCTGGATCGGGTGGACCGCACCTATGAGATGCATTCGACGTGGACGCATCAGGACTTCGGCGGGAAGCTGCCCTCGGAGGTGTTCCGGGAGCATTTCATGACGTGTTTCATCTCTGATCCGGTCGGGGTGAAGAACCGGCATCTGATCGGGGTGGACAACATCTGCTGGGAGATGGACTACCCGCACAGCGATTCGATGTGGCCCGGCGCCCCCGAGGAGCTCATGGCGGTGTTTGACACCTATGACGTCACCGACGACGAGATCAACAAGATCACCCACGAGAACGCCATGCGGCTCTACCACTTCGACCCGTTCACACACATCCCCAAAGACCAGGCCACCGTCGGCGCCCTGCGCGGCAGCGTCGAAGGCCACGACGTCTCAATCCGCGCCCTCTCCCACGAGCGGGACGGCGAAAAGGCGACTTTCGCGGATTTCGCGGCCAAGGCCACCGAAATCTCCGGAGCCAGGCAGTAG
- a CDS encoding SRPBCC family protein: protein MAHFPKPAAGSWTENWPELGTAPVDYTDSIDPEQWKLEQQAIFRKTWLQVGRVERLPKTGSYFTREMPSVGAGTSIIIVKDKEGEVRAFYNLCRHRGNKLVWNDYPGEEVSGSCRQFTCKYHAWRYDLKGDLTFIQQEDEFFDVDKADYPLKPVRCEVWEGFIFVNFDDDAEPLEDYLGEFGQGLKGYPFHEMTEHYSYRAEIKANWKLFIDAFVEFYHAPILHMKQATKEEAEKLAKIGFEALHYDIKDQHSMISSWGGMSPPKDLNMVKPIERILHSGLFGPWDRPDIKGILPDELPPAVNPARQPTWGQDSFEFFPNWTLLLWVPGWYLTYNYWPTGVDSHIFEANLYFVPPKNTRQRLSQELAAVTFKEYALQDANTLEATQTQIGTRAVTDFPLCDQEVLLRHLHHTAHKYVDRYKEEQAEKAAKTNGSPAHV, encoded by the coding sequence ATGGCCCACTTCCCCAAACCTGCGGCAGGCAGCTGGACCGAGAATTGGCCCGAGCTCGGCACCGCTCCGGTCGACTACACCGACTCCATCGATCCGGAGCAGTGGAAGCTCGAGCAGCAGGCGATCTTCCGCAAGACGTGGCTGCAGGTCGGCCGGGTCGAGCGGCTGCCCAAGACCGGAAGCTACTTCACGCGCGAGATGCCGTCGGTCGGCGCCGGGACGTCGATCATCATCGTCAAGGACAAGGAAGGCGAAGTTCGGGCCTTCTACAACCTGTGCCGCCACCGCGGCAACAAGCTGGTGTGGAATGACTACCCCGGCGAAGAGGTCTCCGGCAGCTGCCGGCAGTTCACCTGCAAGTACCACGCCTGGCGGTACGACCTCAAGGGTGATCTGACCTTCATCCAGCAGGAGGACGAGTTCTTCGACGTCGACAAGGCCGACTACCCGCTGAAGCCGGTCCGTTGCGAGGTCTGGGAGGGCTTCATCTTCGTCAACTTCGACGATGACGCCGAACCGCTCGAGGACTACCTTGGTGAGTTCGGCCAGGGTCTCAAGGGCTACCCGTTCCACGAGATGACCGAGCACTACAGCTACCGCGCGGAGATCAAGGCCAACTGGAAGCTGTTCATCGACGCGTTCGTCGAGTTCTACCACGCGCCGATCCTGCACATGAAGCAGGCGACCAAGGAGGAGGCCGAGAAGCTCGCCAAGATCGGCTTCGAGGCACTGCACTACGACATCAAGGACCAGCACTCGATGATCTCGTCCTGGGGCGGCATGAGCCCGCCCAAGGACCTCAACATGGTCAAGCCCATCGAGCGCATCCTGCACTCCGGCCTGTTCGGCCCGTGGGACCGGCCCGACATCAAGGGCATCCTGCCCGACGAGCTGCCCCCGGCCGTCAACCCGGCGCGCCAGCCCACGTGGGGCCAGGACTCCTTCGAGTTCTTCCCCAACTGGACACTGCTGCTGTGGGTTCCGGGCTGGTACCTCACCTACAACTACTGGCCCACCGGCGTGGACAGCCACATCTTCGAGGCCAACCTGTACTTCGTGCCGCCGAAGAACACCCGTCAGCGGCTCTCGCAGGAACTGGCCGCGGTGACGTTCAAGGAGTACGCGCTGCAGGACGCCAACACCCTGGAGGCCACCCAGACCCAGATCGGCACCCGCGCGGTCACCGACTTCCCGCTGTGCGATCAGGAAGTCCTGCTGCGCCATCTGCATCACACCGCGCACAAGTACGTCGACAGGTACAAGGAAGAGCAGGCCGAGAAGGCCGCCAAGACCAACGGGAGCCCCGCACATGTCTGA
- a CDS encoding acyl-CoA dehydrogenase family protein, producing the protein MDAESLGLLEDALCKTMLTTSGTKLDAALAELGWAEMLSDMPDVAIPLVFRLLGETGSHASVLNDVLLETIGGLPGGTPPMPYAGGGWVVWARADDGDETLGGLPLRRVPDGELMRMGEARRAVGWWLVGSARAMLALARQHALDRVQFGKPIASFQAVRHRLAETLVAIEGAEATLGLPGTESPDLTAMLAKAAAGKAALTAAKHCQQVLGGIGFTEEHDLHVHVKRVLVLDGLLGSSRELTRKVGAGLRARGSVPRLAEL; encoded by the coding sequence ATGGACGCGGAATCGCTCGGACTGCTCGAGGACGCGCTGTGCAAGACCATGCTGACCACCTCCGGCACCAAGCTGGACGCCGCGCTCGCCGAACTGGGCTGGGCCGAGATGCTCTCGGATATGCCCGACGTGGCGATCCCGCTGGTGTTCCGGCTGCTGGGCGAAACAGGTTCGCATGCTTCAGTTCTCAACGATGTGCTGCTGGAGACCATTGGCGGTCTGCCGGGCGGCACGCCTCCCATGCCGTATGCGGGCGGCGGTTGGGTGGTGTGGGCCCGTGCCGACGACGGCGATGAGACGCTGGGTGGACTGCCGCTGCGCCGGGTTCCCGACGGTGAACTGATGCGCATGGGTGAGGCTCGTCGCGCAGTCGGGTGGTGGCTCGTCGGGTCCGCACGGGCGATGCTGGCGCTGGCCCGCCAGCACGCCCTGGACCGGGTGCAGTTCGGCAAGCCCATCGCGTCGTTCCAGGCGGTCCGGCATCGCCTGGCGGAGACGCTGGTCGCGATCGAGGGCGCCGAGGCCACACTGGGACTGCCCGGCACCGAGAGCCCCGACCTGACCGCCATGCTGGCCAAGGCCGCGGCGGGCAAGGCCGCACTGACCGCGGCCAAGCACTGCCAGCAGGTGCTCGGCGGCATCGGTTTCACCGAAGAGCATGATCTGCACGTGCATGTGAAGCGGGTGTTGGTGCTCGACGGACTACTCGGCAGCTCAAGGGAACTGACGCGCAAGGTCGGCGCGGGTCTGCGGGCCCGCGGTTCGGTGCCCAGGCTGGCGGAGCTCTAA
- a CDS encoding acyl-CoA dehydrogenase family protein gives MSFELTEDQDLIRKSVAELASKFDDHYWMQKDQAHEFPQEFYDAIASGGWLGMTIPEEYGGHGLGITEATILAEEVARSGGGMNAASSIHMSIFGMQPVVVFGSDEMKKATLPRIVNGDLHVCFGVTEPGAGLDTSRITTFAKRDGDHYVVNGRKVWISKALESEKILLLTRTTPRDQVAKPTDGLSLFLTDIDRDHVDIRPITKMGRNAVSSNEVFIDDLRVPVEDRIGEEGKGFSYILHGLNPERMLIAAEALGIGRVALDRAVKYANERVVFDRPIGMNQGIQFPLADSLARLDAAELILRKATWLYDNGKSCGREANMAKYLCADAGFAAADRALQTHGGMGYSEEYNISRFFRESRLMKIAPVSQEMILNFLGSNVLGLPKSY, from the coding sequence ATGAGTTTCGAGCTGACCGAAGATCAGGACCTGATCCGCAAGTCGGTCGCGGAACTGGCGTCCAAGTTCGACGACCACTACTGGATGCAGAAGGACCAGGCGCACGAATTCCCGCAGGAGTTCTACGACGCCATCGCCTCGGGCGGCTGGCTCGGGATGACCATTCCCGAGGAGTACGGCGGTCACGGGTTGGGCATCACCGAGGCCACCATCCTGGCCGAGGAGGTGGCTCGGTCCGGCGGCGGCATGAACGCCGCGAGTTCGATCCACATGTCGATCTTCGGCATGCAGCCCGTCGTGGTGTTCGGCTCCGATGAGATGAAGAAGGCGACGCTGCCACGCATCGTCAACGGCGATCTGCACGTCTGCTTCGGCGTCACCGAACCCGGTGCCGGCCTGGACACTTCGCGCATCACCACGTTCGCCAAGCGGGACGGTGACCACTACGTCGTCAATGGCCGCAAGGTGTGGATCTCCAAAGCCTTGGAGTCCGAGAAGATCCTGCTGCTGACTCGCACCACACCCCGCGATCAGGTGGCCAAGCCCACCGACGGGTTGTCGCTGTTCCTCACCGACATCGACCGCGACCACGTCGACATCCGGCCGATCACCAAGATGGGCCGAAACGCCGTCAGCTCCAACGAGGTCTTCATCGACGACCTGCGGGTGCCCGTCGAGGATCGCATCGGCGAGGAGGGCAAGGGCTTCTCCTACATCCTGCACGGCCTGAATCCCGAGCGGATGCTGATCGCGGCCGAAGCGCTCGGCATCGGACGGGTCGCGCTGGACCGTGCGGTGAAGTACGCCAACGAGCGCGTCGTGTTCGACCGGCCGATCGGCATGAACCAGGGCATCCAGTTCCCGCTGGCGGATTCGCTGGCCCGGCTCGACGCCGCAGAGCTCATCCTGCGCAAGGCGACCTGGCTCTACGACAACGGGAAGTCCTGCGGCCGGGAGGCCAACATGGCCAAATACCTGTGCGCCGACGCGGGATTCGCCGCGGCCGACCGCGCCCTGCAGACCCACGGCGGGATGGGCTACTCCGAGGAGTACAACATCTCCCGGTTCTTCCGCGAGTCCCGCCTGATGAAGATCGCCCCGGTGAGCCAGGAGATGATCCTGAACTTCCTCGGCTCCAACGTCCTGGGCCTGCCCAAGAGCTACTAG
- a CDS encoding nuclear transport factor 2 family protein, with translation MRSTTKPTRIEDLVEIQQVLAKYAVTITQGDIDGLVSVFTPDGTYSAFGETYTLNRFPVLVDAAPKGLFMTGTALIDLEEGADTASGTQPLCFIEHSKHDMRIGYYRDTYVRTEDGWRLRTRAMTFIRRSGDHDHGRPHAIGRPEAG, from the coding sequence ATGAGATCAACAACTAAGCCCACCCGCATCGAGGATCTGGTCGAGATCCAGCAGGTGCTCGCCAAGTACGCCGTCACCATCACCCAGGGTGACATCGACGGCCTGGTCAGTGTCTTCACGCCGGACGGCACGTACAGCGCCTTCGGCGAGACCTACACCCTCAACCGGTTTCCAGTTCTCGTCGATGCCGCGCCCAAGGGTCTGTTCATGACCGGCACCGCGCTCATCGACCTCGAAGAGGGCGCCGACACTGCCTCGGGTACCCAACCGCTGTGCTTCATCGAGCACTCCAAGCACGACATGCGCATCGGCTACTACCGCGACACCTACGTGCGCACCGAGGACGGGTGGCGCCTGCGGACCCGCGCCATGACGTTCATCCGGCGCAGCGGTGACCACGACCATGGCCGCCCCCACGCGATCGGCAGGCCTGAGGCCGGATGA
- a CDS encoding TetR/AcrR family transcriptional regulator, with translation MAAAPRRVGAENSKTRDALLDCVERLLLEKGYASVTYRALASEAGVTPSLVQYYFPTLDEIFVAAIRRYAEANLEYLTKTLEAHPDEPLRTLWRYNQREATGALMTEFMALGNHRKSIQTEIAQVTRRMRKVQVDALAAKFGKDARPGGHFSLAALQLLMSGIPKFLSLEEGVGVKTAHKEVTTAFEQYLQSLEES, from the coding sequence ATGGCTGCAGCACCGCGGCGCGTCGGCGCCGAGAACTCCAAGACGCGCGACGCCCTGCTCGACTGCGTCGAGCGGTTGTTGCTGGAGAAGGGCTACGCCAGCGTCACCTACCGCGCGCTGGCCTCGGAGGCCGGCGTCACTCCCAGCCTGGTGCAGTACTACTTCCCCACCCTCGATGAGATCTTCGTCGCGGCGATTCGTCGGTACGCCGAAGCCAACCTGGAGTACCTGACGAAGACGCTGGAGGCCCACCCCGACGAACCGCTTCGGACGCTGTGGCGCTACAACCAGCGTGAGGCGACGGGCGCCCTGATGACGGAGTTCATGGCCCTGGGCAACCACCGCAAGTCGATCCAGACCGAGATCGCCCAGGTGACCAGGCGCATGCGCAAGGTGCAGGTGGACGCGCTGGCGGCGAAGTTCGGCAAGGACGCCCGCCCGGGCGGCCACTTCTCGCTGGCCGCACTGCAACTGCTGATGTCGGGCATCCCGAAGTTCCTGAGCCTTGAAGAGGGCGTGGGGGTCAAGACCGCCCACAAAGAGGTGACGACGGCTTTCGAGCAGTACCTGCAGTCACTCGAGGAGTCCTA
- a CDS encoding LLM class flavin-dependent oxidoreductase, with protein sequence MSVPKRMIFTLLVMNSVGHNFQGGWRHPRARNREYKTFDMWVDLAKKAERAKFDAFFFTDVLGVQGEYNGSRDIVFEQAMNVPIGDCTMLLPVLAHETTDIGLMYTSSVIQQHPFAFARQVSTLDQLSGGRVGWNIVTSANERAFANFGVPGGMTHDQRYEWAQEYTDVVYKLWEGSWDVDAVVDDPDRGIYTDPTKVHDINHVGDRYRVEGYNLMEPSPQRTPLLAQAGGSPAGLDFASRHAEVMFLSAFTPEAIAQQVGTVRAKAREHGRRDEDIVFLQGLMFVVGSTDEEANRKWMELEEWRSQEAQAAYFASLSGMDLGQYDPETPLEDLLESMPGIQGAFLSLINAWPAGSKPTIRDFLTTMSLPQMVVGSPETIATRLMEFQAAGSDGFQVMNMLMPESYDDFFDHVVPVLQAKGLMQTEYRPGTLRQKIFDTDLPHINERHPARGYRGTLS encoded by the coding sequence ATGTCGGTGCCCAAACGCATGATCTTCACGCTGTTGGTGATGAACTCCGTCGGACACAACTTCCAGGGCGGCTGGCGGCATCCGCGGGCCCGCAACCGGGAGTACAAGACCTTCGACATGTGGGTCGATCTGGCGAAGAAGGCCGAGCGGGCCAAGTTCGACGCGTTCTTCTTCACCGACGTCCTCGGAGTGCAGGGGGAGTACAACGGGTCGCGGGACATCGTCTTCGAGCAGGCGATGAACGTGCCCATCGGCGACTGCACGATGCTGCTGCCGGTGCTCGCGCACGAGACCACCGACATCGGCCTGATGTACACGAGTTCGGTGATCCAGCAGCATCCGTTCGCATTCGCACGCCAGGTTTCGACGCTGGACCAGCTCAGTGGCGGCCGCGTCGGGTGGAACATCGTCACCTCGGCCAACGAACGCGCCTTCGCCAACTTCGGCGTGCCCGGCGGGATGACCCACGACCAGCGCTATGAGTGGGCGCAGGAGTACACCGACGTCGTCTACAAGCTGTGGGAGGGATCGTGGGACGTCGACGCCGTTGTCGACGATCCCGACCGCGGGATCTACACCGACCCGACGAAGGTGCACGACATCAACCACGTCGGGGATCGCTACCGCGTCGAGGGCTACAACCTGATGGAGCCCTCGCCGCAGCGGACACCGCTGCTCGCACAGGCCGGCGGATCACCCGCGGGACTCGACTTCGCGAGCAGGCACGCCGAGGTCATGTTCCTGTCGGCGTTCACGCCCGAGGCCATCGCGCAACAGGTCGGCACGGTACGGGCCAAGGCCCGCGAGCACGGTCGCCGCGACGAGGACATCGTGTTCCTGCAGGGGCTGATGTTCGTCGTGGGCTCCACCGACGAGGAGGCCAACCGCAAGTGGATGGAACTCGAGGAGTGGCGGTCTCAGGAGGCGCAGGCGGCCTATTTCGCGAGCCTGTCCGGTATGGACCTCGGCCAATATGACCCCGAGACCCCGTTGGAGGACCTCCTCGAGTCTATGCCCGGCATCCAGGGCGCGTTCCTGTCGCTCATCAACGCCTGGCCGGCGGGCAGCAAGCCCACCATTCGGGACTTCCTCACGACGATGTCGCTGCCGCAGATGGTGGTCGGCTCACCCGAGACCATCGCGACGCGCCTGATGGAGTTCCAGGCTGCGGGTTCCGACGGCTTCCAGGTGATGAACATGCTGATGCCCGAGAGCTACGACGACTTCTTCGACCACGTCGTGCCGGTGCTGCAGGCGAAGGGTCTGATGCAGACCGAGTACCGCCCAGGAACGCTGCGGCAGAAGATCTTCGACACCGATCTTCCCCACATCAACGAGCGCCACCCCGCGCGCGGGTACCGCGGCACGCTCTCCTGA
- a CDS encoding acyl-CoA dehydrogenase family protein, which yields MTDLHQPAEFRKALRAWLDECDLTPPDDHSLAGHMTQFRRVQRALYDAGWGRYGWPEHAGGLGGPAILRAIVGEEVVGRRLAEPGPYSMLEVLTPTMIDYAPTDLAAEMVPKLLRGEEQWCQGFSEPGSGSDLASITTRASQQGDKWVINGQKVWTSFAQHSQRCILLTRTGDADTPNHQAITAFFVDVDTPGISVRPLRTMHDVDEFCEVYFDNVEVDASRMLGKPGDGWQLAMDLLPYERSTCFWQRIAYLYSRFDALVGEVKGDGQAVDSDLGAVYLALHTLRCRSRATQHRLAEGHRLGPDTSIDKVLLAGAEQLLYDTARDLMPSVIELEDTDWRTEYLYSRAATIYGGTAEVQRNIISRRLLDLGKE from the coding sequence ATGACCGATCTGCATCAGCCTGCCGAGTTCCGAAAGGCGTTGCGCGCCTGGCTGGACGAGTGTGACCTGACGCCCCCGGACGACCACTCGCTGGCCGGCCACATGACCCAGTTCCGGCGCGTGCAGCGGGCGCTGTACGACGCGGGGTGGGGCCGCTACGGCTGGCCTGAGCATGCTGGCGGCCTTGGTGGTCCCGCGATCCTGCGGGCCATCGTCGGCGAAGAGGTTGTCGGACGTCGGCTGGCCGAACCGGGCCCGTACTCGATGCTCGAGGTGCTGACGCCGACCATGATCGACTACGCGCCCACCGACCTCGCGGCTGAGATGGTGCCCAAGCTGCTGCGCGGCGAAGAGCAGTGGTGCCAGGGCTTTTCGGAGCCCGGCTCCGGAAGTGACCTGGCGTCGATCACGACACGGGCGAGCCAGCAGGGCGACAAATGGGTGATCAACGGGCAGAAGGTGTGGACGAGCTTCGCCCAGCACTCGCAGCGCTGCATCCTGCTGACCCGCACCGGCGACGCGGACACCCCGAACCACCAGGCGATCACCGCGTTCTTCGTCGACGTCGACACCCCGGGCATCTCCGTACGCCCGCTGCGCACCATGCACGACGTCGACGAGTTCTGCGAGGTCTACTTCGACAACGTCGAGGTCGACGCGAGTCGCATGCTGGGCAAGCCCGGCGACGGCTGGCAACTCGCGATGGATCTGCTGCCCTACGAGCGCTCGACGTGCTTCTGGCAGCGGATCGCCTATCTGTATTCGCGGTTCGACGCCCTGGTCGGTGAGGTCAAGGGTGATGGGCAGGCCGTGGACAGCGATCTGGGTGCGGTCTACCTGGCGCTGCACACGCTGCGCTGCCGGTCGCGCGCCACGCAGCACCGGTTGGCGGAGGGCCACCGACTCGGTCCGGACACCTCGATCGACAAGGTCCTGTTGGCCGGCGCCGAGCAGTTGCTCTACGACACCGCACGGGATCTGATGCCCAGCGTGATCGAACTGGAGGACACCGACTGGCGCACCGAGTACCTGTACTCGCGGGCCGCCACGATCTATGGCGGCACGGCCGAGGTTCAGCGCAACATCATCTCCCGTCGGCTGTTGGATCTGGGGAAGGAGTGA
- a CDS encoding metal-dependent hydrolase family protein, whose protein sequence is MLTLKAAGLLDVDAGEIIRPGIVRVDGDRIVGVGGPIPDDSEVVDLGDSILLPGLMDMEVNLLMGGRGENPGLSQVQDDPPTRVLRAVGNARRTLRAGFTTVRNLGLFVKTGGYLLDVALGKAIDAGLIEGPRIVPAGHAITPTGGHLDPTMFAAFMPGVLELTIEEGIANGVDEIRKAVRYQIKHGAQLIKVCCSGGVMSLTGEAGAQHYSDEELRVIVDEAHRRGLRVAAHTHGAEAVKHAIDCGIDCIEHGFLMDDEAIRLMVEHDRFLVSTRRLAEYMDVSKAPPELQAKAAEMFPKARTSIKAAYEAGVKIAVGTDAPAIPHGKNADELVTLVEWGLPPAAVLRAATVVAADLINVTDRGRLAVDQVADIIAVPGDPLADIRVTRNVNFVMKGGKVFKNEINN, encoded by the coding sequence GTGCTTACGCTCAAAGCAGCTGGCCTGCTTGACGTCGATGCCGGGGAGATCATTCGCCCCGGCATCGTCCGTGTCGACGGTGACCGCATTGTCGGTGTGGGCGGGCCGATTCCGGACGATTCCGAGGTCGTGGATCTCGGCGACTCGATCCTGCTGCCCGGCCTGATGGACATGGAGGTCAACCTCCTCATGGGTGGGCGCGGGGAGAACCCCGGCCTGTCCCAGGTGCAGGACGATCCCCCCACCCGGGTGCTGCGCGCGGTCGGCAACGCGCGCCGCACCCTGCGGGCGGGGTTCACGACGGTGCGCAACCTCGGCCTGTTCGTCAAGACCGGCGGCTATCTGCTCGACGTCGCGTTGGGCAAGGCCATCGACGCCGGCTTGATCGAGGGGCCACGCATCGTTCCCGCCGGACATGCGATCACGCCCACCGGCGGACATCTGGATCCGACCATGTTCGCGGCCTTCATGCCGGGCGTGCTGGAACTGACGATCGAAGAGGGCATCGCCAACGGCGTCGACGAGATCCGCAAGGCCGTGCGCTACCAGATCAAGCATGGCGCCCAGCTGATCAAGGTGTGCTGTTCGGGCGGCGTCATGTCGCTGACCGGAGAGGCGGGCGCACAGCACTATTCGGATGAGGAACTGCGCGTCATCGTCGACGAGGCGCATCGCCGTGGGCTGCGAGTGGCGGCCCACACGCACGGCGCCGAGGCCGTCAAGCACGCGATCGACTGCGGCATCGACTGCATCGAACACGGCTTCCTGATGGACGACGAAGCGATCAGGTTGATGGTCGAGCACGACCGTTTCCTGGTGTCGACCCGTCGACTCGCCGAGTACATGGACGTCTCGAAGGCCCCGCCGGAATTGCAGGCCAAAGCAGCCGAGATGTTCCCCAAGGCACGTACGTCCATCAAGGCCGCATACGAGGCCGGTGTGAAGATCGCGGTGGGCACCGACGCTCCCGCGATCCCGCACGGCAAGAACGCCGACGAATTGGTGACCCTGGTCGAATGGGGCCTGCCGCCGGCCGCCGTGCTGCGAGCCGCCACCGTGGTGGCTGCCGACCTGATCAACGTCACCGACCGCGGCAGGCTGGCCGTGGACCAGGTGGCCGACATCATCGCGGTGCCGGGAGATCCGTTGGCCGACATACGCGTGACCCGAAACGTCAACTTCGTCATGAAAGGTGGCAAGGTCTTCAAAAATGAGATCAACAACTAA
- a CDS encoding SDR family NAD(P)-dependent oxidoreductase: MRTYFDLTGRSALVTGAGAGIGAAVAEALAGAGATVLVTDISADAAARVAERINTAGGKADSAALDVSDRDAAVAAASQAAALGGGSLHIVVNNAGVASPAMFPKLTDETFRLTFDIHVMGTFHVTQAALPHIPTDGTGRVINVTSSAGITGTLGQVNYSAAKAGIIGFTKSLARELAAKSILVNALAPLAATPMTETIRTNEKFAANMMNRIPLKRWAEADEVAGAFVFLASDAASYITGQVLPVDGGMVM; this comes from the coding sequence ATGAGGACCTATTTCGATCTGACCGGCCGTTCGGCACTGGTGACCGGCGCGGGCGCCGGGATCGGCGCGGCGGTGGCTGAGGCGCTCGCGGGCGCCGGCGCGACCGTGCTGGTCACCGACATCAGTGCCGACGCCGCGGCCAGGGTCGCCGAGCGGATCAACACCGCGGGCGGCAAAGCCGACAGCGCAGCCCTGGATGTCAGTGACCGGGACGCCGCGGTGGCCGCGGCCAGCCAGGCCGCTGCGCTCGGCGGGGGCAGTCTGCACATCGTCGTCAACAACGCCGGGGTGGCGTCCCCGGCGATGTTCCCGAAGCTGACGGATGAGACCTTCCGGCTCACGTTCGACATCCACGTGATGGGGACTTTCCACGTCACCCAAGCAGCGCTGCCGCACATCCCCACCGACGGCACGGGCCGCGTAATCAACGTGACCTCGTCGGCCGGGATCACCGGAACCCTTGGCCAGGTGAACTATTCGGCGGCCAAGGCAGGCATCATCGGCTTCACGAAGTCGCTGGCGCGTGAGCTGGCCGCGAAGAGCATCCTGGTGAACGCGTTGGCGCCGCTGGCCGCGACACCGATGACCGAGACCATCCGCACCAATGAGAAGTTCGCCGCCAACATGATGAATCGCATCCCGTTGAAGCGTTGGGCCGAGGCCGACGAAGTGGCCGGTGCGTTCGTGTTCCTGGCCTCCGATGCGGCGTCGTACATCACCGGGCAGGTGCTCCCGGTCGATGGCGGCATGGTTATGTGA